CGCTGATCGATACCGACGAATCGCCTTCGTTTTTATGCAAGGCGCTCACGATTTCATCGGCATTGGCCGGTTTGGTCAAATAATGGACAGCGCCGAGCTTTATGGCCTCAACGGCCGTAGCAATGCTGGCGAAACCGGTCAGCATCACGATCTGCGTATTGTCATCCAGAGAAATCAGTTTCTTGACCAACTCCAGCCCGGACTCATGGCCGATGCGCAAATCAATCACGGCATATTCCGGCAGATTTTGTTCGGCCAGCATGATGCCGCTCTTTACATCATTGGCCACCAGCACTTCATAATTTCTTTTTTGCAAAGCGCTCTTGAGGACGTTGCAAAAAGTCT
This is a stretch of genomic DNA from Methylobacter sp. YRD-M1. It encodes these proteins:
- a CDS encoding response regulator transcription factor, with translation MTTQDIDKPRLLLVDDDETFCNVLKSALQKRNYEVLVANDVKSGIMLAEQNLPEYAVIDLRIGHESGLELVKKLISLDDNTQIVMLTGFASIATAVEAIKLGAVHYLTKPANADEIVSALHKNEGDSSVSISETPLSVKRLEWEHLQKVLMQHDGNISAAARALHMHRRTLQRKLEKRPVRE